The following are encoded in a window of Lacinutrix sp. WUR7 genomic DNA:
- a CDS encoding glycosyltransferase has translation MNILIAPFHDWRKIILEGFRTRDAHFIEHLNENSADVKVVINRPTTLVEILLKRKPNLIKGKVIHSKSNFKLYEVSKNFYVIDFVSNDIFGQVLNGYKWFISQYENPKYINFINESLSKLGIHEDYFLLNQNIFASKLSKSLKPKKSVFDAWDNFAKFNVYSKIKEEIFSAYKEYAKICDFWITNSNDNIRDFSKAYQPKELVLIKNGVDVSRFANDTQAEIPEDMKNIPRPIVGFGGKITHLLDVDLLNETMKQTKNASFVFVGQILDKQVFNSILKLDNFYYLGDKHYEIYPNYVKNFDICTVPYVVDEDKKSGANSIKVYEYLATTKKVIGTDSNGLEELKEHLYIIHNAEEFSAEITNHQNSKNLIDLNTHSWSTKVADLIKLLN, from the coding sequence ACTAGAGATGCGCATTTTATTGAACATTTAAATGAAAATAGTGCCGATGTAAAAGTGGTTATTAATAGGCCTACAACATTAGTAGAAATCTTACTTAAAAGAAAGCCTAACTTAATAAAAGGGAAAGTCATTCATTCCAAATCAAACTTTAAACTTTATGAGGTAAGTAAGAATTTTTATGTCATAGATTTTGTTTCCAATGATATTTTTGGTCAAGTATTAAACGGTTATAAGTGGTTTATTTCACAATATGAAAACCCAAAATATATTAACTTCATTAACGAGTCTTTAAGTAAACTTGGTATTCATGAAGATTACTTTTTACTTAATCAAAACATCTTTGCAAGTAAATTATCAAAATCCTTAAAGCCTAAAAAATCCGTTTTTGATGCTTGGGATAACTTTGCGAAATTTAATGTGTATTCAAAAATTAAAGAAGAAATTTTTTCTGCTTATAAAGAATATGCTAAGATTTGTGATTTTTGGATTACAAACTCCAATGATAATATTAGAGATTTTTCAAAAGCATACCAACCTAAAGAACTTGTATTAATTAAAAACGGTGTAGACGTTTCTAGATTTGCTAATGATACACAAGCAGAAATTCCTGAGGATATGAAAAATATCCCGAGGCCAATTGTTGGTTTTGGAGGAAAAATAACACACCTTTTGGATGTTGATTTGTTAAATGAAACCATGAAGCAAACTAAAAATGCTTCCTTTGTTTTTGTAGGTCAGATTTTAGATAAACAAGTGTTTAATAGTATTTTAAAATTAGATAATTTTTATTATTTAGGCGATAAGCACTACGAGATCTATCCAAACTATGTGAAAAATTTTGATATTTGTACCGTGCCTTATGTAGTAGATGAAGACAAGAAATCTGGTGCAAACTCTATTAAAGTTTATGAGTATTTAGCAACTACAAAAAAAGTTATTGGTACAGACTCTAATGGCTTAGAAGAATTAAAAGAACATTTGTATATAATTCATAATGCCGAAGAGTTTTCTGCAGAAATTACAAACCACCAAAATTCTAAGAATTTAATAGATTTAAATACACATTCTTGGAGTACAAAAGTAGCAGACTTAATCAAACTACTTAATTAG